In Leishmania mexicana MHOM/GT/2001/U1103 complete genome, chromosome 17, the following proteins share a genomic window:
- a CDS encoding ferrochelatase-like protein: MPCAPGPTKAVLLVNLGTTTAPTAPAIRRFLREFLSDRRVIDVPRFLWYSILYGFILPFRPRRITPLYKAIWIKSDSGVIINGKTEGSPLTLYSESLATKVQASVDKTSSGSVVARHAMRYGIKNIPSTLKALHDEFPTIRELIVLPLFPQYTSTTSASIYDEVFKFYMDTKRRSIPSLRTVRDYAEHTVYIEALASSLLSSIKAHATAKAGAAKDWKSALADQLPGIGIIITYHSIPVRYVEEQDDYPHRCEATTAAIKAYVEKEAGISLNGCLVHVYQSQFGNQPWLGPTLNAAATAFPLPPHDARKQAFSDAHRDKALLTKQANICFAMAPGFAVDCVETLNEIEREAGEIFMKSGGHKFIYVPCLNDSDAHVKVLTSVVGA, translated from the coding sequence ATGCCGTGCGCACCTGGGCCTACGAAGGCCGTCCTCCTGGTGAACTTGGGCACCACGACTGCACCAACCGCACCAGCGATCCGCAGATTCCTGCGCGAGTTCCTTTCCGATCGCCGCGTTATTGACGTGCCGCGCTTTCTGTGGTACTCAATTCTCTATGGCTTCATCCTGCCCTTTCGCCCACGCCGCATCACTCCGCTGTACAAGGCCATTTGGATCAAGAGCGACTCTGGTGTGATCATTAATGGTAAGACCGAGGGGTCACCGTTGACACTGTACTCGGAAAGTCTTGCAACGAAGGTGCAGGCGTCAGTGGACAAGACCTCAAGCGGTTCCGTTGTGGCGCGTCACGCAATGCGGTATGGGATCAAGAACATCCCATCGACTCTCAAGGCGCTACACGACGAATTCCCGACGATCCGCGAGTTGATCGTTCTGCCGTTGTTTCCGCAGTACACCTCCACGACATCCGCAAGCATTTATGACGAGGTGTTTAAGTTCTACATGGATACAAAGCGCCGCTCCATTCCCAGCCTGCGAACCGTTCGCGACTATGCTGAGCACACCGTCTACATCGAAGCTCTCGCATCGAGTCTCTTGAGCAGCATCAAggcacacgccaccgcgaAGGCCGGCGCCGCCAAGGACTGGAAGTCGGCCCTCGCCGACCAGCTCCCGGGGATTGGTATCATCATCACGTACCATAGTATCCCTGTCCGCTACGTCGAAGAACAGGATGACTACCCGCATCGATGCGAGGCCACCACGGCCGCTATCAAGGCCTACGTCGAGAAGGAGGCCGGCATCTCCCTCAACGGTTGCCTCGTACACGTCTACCAATCCCAGTTTGGCAATCAACCGTGGCTTGGTCCTACTCTCAACGCTGCGGCCACTGCTTTtccactccctccccacGATGCTAGAAAGCAGGCCTTCAGTGATGCCCACCGCGACAAAGCTCTCTTGACGAAGCAGGCGAATATCTGCTTTGCCATGGCGCCAGGCTTTGCTGTGGACTGTGTGGAGACCTTGAACGAGATCGAGCGGGAGGCTGGTGAAATCTTCATGAAAAGCGGTGGCCACAAGTTCATTTATGTTCCGTGCCTcaacgacagcgacgcccaTGTCAAGGTGCTCACCTCAGTCGTTGGCGCGTGA